The Prochlorococcus marinus XMU1404 region TTTTCTTTTTGAATAGTTCTTTTGCATAAATCAATTTTTCCTGTAATAGAATTTGGAGAGTTTCTAAAATTAAAATTATTTCCAAAAGGAGCTTTACCAGTTTTATCCGCAATAAATTTATTTAAAAGAAATAAAACTCCAGAATCTTTAACTGCGCCTTTAATAAGTAATTGTATATCTGTTGATCCAATATCATCTTTAGAAGAAAGTTTAATTGTTTCTTTACCATTTTTATTTCCTAAATTTGGTGAAATATGGAGGAAAAATGAGTTTTTGAGGCCTTCGGATTCAGCTTTTAAGATGATTTCGTTCATCATTTTTTCAAAACTAATTTGAATAAGCTTTCTTTTATCAGGATTATTATTAACTAAATCAAATAGACTATTGAAATTAATCGTTGGCGAGAAGCGTGTTTCACATATTGATTTTATTGCATGAAAATTTATATCTTCTTGGCTAAGTTCAGGAAAAATATTCCTAACTATAAAATTAAACTTTGGTCTTATTAAACTAGGTACTCTAGATAAAAAATTTAGTTCTTTTTCTGAGACACCTTCAAAACTTATTTCACCGTTGTTGTCTTGATACTCTACTCCACAGGCTGCTAAACCTCTTAAATATAGTTCTTTGTTTTTAGGTTCAGTAGTGCTTCTTAAACTCCTTTCTATTATTCTGTTAACCCCTCTTGGACCTTCATGTTCCCCGCAAGTTAATACAAAGAATTCCTTGGCAAATTCTTTAACTGCATAGATATATTTTGATTCTAGTTCTCTAGTCATAGGATCTTTAACTAAAGGAATACATACTCCGTCAATGTCTTGAATAATTAAGATATTTTTAGAAGAAATTAATAGTTTTTGAAACTTTAAATTACTCGCCATATATTCCATATTTATAATTATTTCTCTTTTAATTTAATTTCTATATTTCATAGGAATTATAAATTAAAAAATTCAATATTTACAATAAATAATTTGCTATGGTCAAGAATTGCTTTAATGTAGAAAAATGTTGGTATGAATTAGAAATTAAAAAATTATCAAGTATTTCCAAAAATGAAGAATAATTTTATAGAAAACATAAATGATGAAAAATATTTTTATTCATTGATTGAAGATATAGAGAACAGCAAAGTTGGGTTCTATAGTGTTGGTTTATATCCTGCATCATTAGCATACAACTGTGCGATGCATAGAAAATCAAATAATATTCTCTTGGCTCCTCGAGAAGATAGAGATTTGTTGGGGGCTTTCTCAAATGATGTCCTTTCTGATATGGATAATGAGACTATTAAAAAGATTAAGAGAATGGGACATTATTCTTCAGAGGGTATAAGAAAGTCTTTTGATCTAAAAGATCTTCTCTTGGAATGTGAGATAGTTATTCTTGCTTCAAACAGTAACCACATACAAGATGATGTTAAACATGCTTTAAAACTAAGAAAAACTTTAAAAAGAGAAAATGTGGTTCTTGGCTGTCTCGTCGGCTCTTTTTGCATTGATAATAAAAACAAGAAACCTTTTATTCTCTGTCATAAATATCCAAATTTAGCTTTTTTTACAGGATTTCATCGTCACGGAGCTTTGCGAAATCCTAATGATAGTTTTACTGCAAATTTCTGCCATCCTGATGCCCTAACTGCTTTAATAGGAGCTCGAATTTTGAATCAATTGTCACCGAAAATCCAAGTTTCTCCTGGAGTGCATAATATTGAATGTCAATATATAAAATCAATAAAAAACATCTCATCCATATTTGCAGGTTTTGTAAATAACTTTCATTCCGATAAGCCAGGAATGCTACCTACTATTAATACGATTTTGTTAACTCAATGTTTGGATCAGGCCGCATCAGTTTCATTACAAGTTAGAAAAGAAAATAAATTAGATAATAAATATATATCATTAAAAGAACTTGGTTATGGTGAAGAAATAATTAGTGCAAAGGAAATAATAGATGATAAATTTTGTGAAAAGGGGGATTATACTTTCTCTCAACTAAATGCTGTTAAGGCTGATGTATTAGGGAGTATGACTCTACCAACTGAAGGAAGACCAACAAGGAATTTTCAGGCAGGACAAGTTTTATCAGATATGCTTTTGCAACTCCAAAGATGTCCAAAGGATGTATCAGAATTTTTAAATTGGTGTAATAAATACTCTCTAAGTCAAGGTGGTTTAGAAGGTCTAAAATCCTTAAAATTTTGGCCAGATATTTATAAAGAATTCAAAATCAGAAATAATAAATGTTCAATGATTAATCTGATTTATTTATGCTTTAATGCTAATTCAGAAGAAAAAAAAGAAATTTATAAGGTTTTAATAAGTTCAGAAGAAATAACTAATTTTTGCCAAGAATCTGTGAAATCTGAATTATCTTTAGAACTAAATGAAAAATTAAAAGGAGATTATATTTTTAATGATGTTGAAATCCTTTACAAGAAATTTTTTATTGGCACAGAAGAAAATGATCTTAAAAAAAATGAATATATCAATCAAATTTTAAAAAAAGATCCAAGTTATATAAATGTATTGAAAATTATTAATAAGTATTTTGATAATTGATTATTTATTTAATTTACTAAAAAGCTAAATTCCTCATTTATTTACTAATCTTGGTCACAGGGGTAGAATTATTATGGTTTTAAAAGGTTTTTTTTGAAAAAGGAATTATCACATCGTTCTCATGAACTGAAAGCTCTTGGATGGAATCAAGAAGACTTAACAAGATACGAAGATTTATGGGAATACAGTCAAAGATGGGGATTAATAAATTTAGAAAGAGAAGATAGACAGTTTTTAAAGAAAGCAGATAAGTTGCTACCAAAGATCCAAAATAAAAAGATATCCGTCAAAAAAACTATTGAAGAAAAATCATATTATTTATGGTTAAAATTTTACCTTGATGAAATTAATATTTTTAGTAATTCTAATCTTCCAAAAAATAAATATTGTGTTTGGACACTTTTAATAGAAGAGGAAATAAAACTTCTAAGAGAGTTGCAACCAGTTATGGGTCTTCCAGATACGATAAAAGCCAAAAATCTATTTGAAAATAGAAAAGAGCTCATAAATAAAGCCTTTATAGAATTTGATGCTAAAAACAATGATAAGAGTTTCAATTTTGAAGAGATTCTAAACAACTCTGAAAAAGATGTTGGTAAGAATTGGAAATCAATAACTGAAAAAGATCCTGAGGCTAATAAAACTTTTCCAATAATAGACAGTAAAAATATTGAGAAACTTAGATCTGTGATAAAAGAAGATTTGAGTTTATATATGAAAGATAACTATCCCTCACTAAAAGAGGAATTATAAATATTTATCTTTTTTTTGTTTTTTTTTTGGACTTTTTTAAGTTAAATAGATAATAGGATTATTTAAAAAATTTTGAGCAACCAAAAGTTCGAGACTCTTCAGTTACATGCAGGCCAGGTACCTGATCCAACTACAAATTCTAGAGCAGTCCCCATTTATCAAACCAGTTCTTATGTCTTTGATAACGCAGAACATGGAGCAAATCTATTTGGATTGAAAGAATTTGGAAATATTTATACTAGACTTATGAATCCCACTACAGATGTCTTCGAAAAAAGGATGGCAGCTTTGGAGGGAGGCATGGCAGCTCTCGCAACATCATCAGGTCAAGCGGCTCAGTTCTTGGCTATTGTAAACTGTATGACAGCAGGAGATAATTTTGTCTCTACATCCTTTCTATATGGTGGGACCTATAATCAATTTAAAGTACAATTTCCAAGATTAGGAATAGAAGTTAAATTTGCTGATGGTGATAGTATTGATAGCTTTAGGAATAAAATTGATGATAAAACCAAAGCAATATACGTCGAATCAATGGGAAATCCTCGGTTCAATATTCCTGATTTTGAAGGACTCTCTAAATTGGCAAAGGAAAATGGAATCCCTTTAATAGTGGATAATACTCTTGGTGCGGGGGGTGCTTTAATAAGACCAATTGATTTTGGCGCAGATGTTGTTGTAGAAAGTGCGACTAAATGGATCGGTGGACATGGAACTAGTATTGGAGGAGTAATTGTTGATGCAGGTACTTTTGATTGGGGTAATGGTAAATTCCCATTAATGAGTGACCCAAGCGCTGCTTATCATGGGCTCGTTCATTGGGACGCTTTTGGATTCGGTAGTGATATCTGTAAATCTTTGGGAGTACCTGATAATAGAAATATAGCTTTTGCGTTAAGAGCAAGACTTGAATGCCTCAGGGACTGGGGTTCAGCGCAGAGTCCTTTTAATTCGTTCTTATTATTGCAGGGTTTGGAAACTCTAAGTTTAAGGATAGAGAGGCAAACTTCTAATGCTCTTGAATTGGCAAAATGGTTAGATAATAATTCTAATGTAAGTAGCGTTAATTATCCTGGCCTAGAATCCGATCCCTATTATTCAAGTGCTAAAAAATATACTACTGGAAGAGGAATGGGTTGCATGCTGATGTTCTCTCTAAATGGAGGTTATGAAAATGCCGTTAAATTTATTGATTCTTTAAAATTAGCAAGTCACCTTGCTAATGTAGGAGACTCAAAAACTTTAGTAATTCATCCTGCTTCAACCACTCATCAGCAATTATCTGAAGAAGAGCAATTATCTGCAGGGGTTACTCCCACTATGGTAAGAGTTTCTGTGGGAATTGAGCATATTGATGATATAAAAGCAGATTTCGATCAAGCACTTTCACAAATCACTTAAGAAAGGAGATTTATTGGCTTTAATAATTCCTAGCAATTATCACAAGATAAGTGATGTTGAGAAAAATCATATATCTTGGATCGAACCAGAATTGGCAAAAAGACAGGATATCCGTCCTCTTAGGATTGGTATTTTGAATATTATGCCTCTTGGAAAGCAGTATGAATTTAATTTATTACATCCACTTGGGTTATCTCCTCTGCAAATAGAGCCAGTTTGGATTAAGCTCAAAACACACTCTTATAAAACATGGGATCTTACTCATCTAAATAATCTTTATATAACTTGGGAAGAGGCAAACAATCCTGAACCATTAGATGGAATTATTATTACTGGAGCACCTATTGAACACCTTGCTTTTGAAGATGTTAGATATTGGGATGAATTTGTAAAAATTGTAAATGAAGCAAGAAATACTTGTGCAAGTACTCTTGGGTTATGTTGGGCGGGTTTTGCTTTGGCTTATTTAGAAGGAGTTGATAAGAAAGTTTTTGATAGGAAATTATTTGGGGTCTTTCCTTTAAAAAGTCTTGTTCCTGGGCATCCTTTGATGGGTACACAAGATGATGAATTTATATGTCCTCAAAGTAGATTTGCAGGATTATCTGATTTGGATATGGAGAAGGCTCAAGATGAAGGGAAATTAAATTTACTGGCATATGGAGAAAACGTAGGATATACAATTTTCGAAACTAATGATCAAAAACAACTTATGCATTTAGGTCACCCTGAATATACGGTTCATAGAATTATTAGCGAAATTAAGAGGGATAAAGAGAAGGGAGATGTACCTCCACCTGAAAATTTTGATATAAATAGTTCAAAAACTGCTTGGAGATCTCATAGGAATTTGCTTTTTCAGCAATGGCTTTGGTTTTGTTATCAACAAGTTAGTCTTAATTAAATTTTTTTAATGAGCACTTTCAATACCACCTAGTCTCTCAAATAAGTTAAGACTTTCTTTATTTAACCCTACAATTTCAACTTTTGAACCACCATTCTGGAATTTTCTAATGATTTGCTCAAGAGCAACTACGCCACTTTGATCCCAAATATGAGCTAAAGACATGTCAATTACAATATTTTCTGGATGTTCATGAATATCAAATCCTTGTAAAAAATAAATTTTACTTACAAAAAATAATTGACCTTTTACTTTGTAGGTAGTTAAATTATTTTCTTTCGATCTTGAGACAGTTATAACTTTTGCGACTTTTCTGCTGAAAAGAATTGCAGCTAAGGCAACTCCTGCAATAACTCCAAGTGCAAGATTATGAGGTTTTGTAAGCATAGTAACGGCAAAAGTCATAATCATGACTGCAGTATCGCTTTTAGGTATCTTTCTAATATTTTTTAATCCATTTATATCTGCTGTACTAATTGCGATCGTTATCATTATTGCCACTAATGCAGCCATTGGTATTGCTCCAATCCAAGACTTCAAGAGGATAATCATAATTAAAAGAGATATACCTGAGGAGAGGGTTGATAATCTAGATTTGCCACCATTCTCAGTATTCATTACTGATTGCCCAACCAAGGCACATCCTGCCATTCCTCCAAATAAGGACGCCACAATATTTGCGATTCCCTGTCCTCTTGCTTCTTTATTTTTATTAGAACTTGTATCAGTTACATCGTCTAAAATGTCTTGAGTTAAAAAGGTCTCCATTAAACCCACGAGAGATATTGCAAGTGAGGTTGGCAAAATTATCCCTAATGTTTCAAAACTAAAAGGTACTTTCCCATTTTCTATTGATCCAAAAGGCAGAGAAATACTTGGTAATCCATCAGGTAATTTACCCAAATCGCTAACTGTTGGGACATCTAGATTAAAGAAAATGCTTATAAAAGTAATTACTACTATTGCGATTAGTTGAGATGGGATTACTTTTGTGATTTTTGGAAGACCATAGATAACTACTAACCCAAGGATTACAAGGATCCAAACTACTGGAATCTGAGAGTTAACTGGATATTGACTTAAAGTTTGTTCAACTAATCCTTTTGATTCTTTAATACCTATTCCTAACTGCGGTAGTTGTGCTTGAAATATTAAAAGTGCAAGTGCATTTACAAATCCACTTAATACTCCTGTTGGCACGAATCGCATTTGGTAGGCAAGTCTTAAATATCCCCATAAAATTTGGAAAATTCCAGTTAATATTCCAGCTGCAATAAGATATGGTACTCCTAATCCAGGAGCTTGTGATTCTCCATAAGTAACAAGTCCAGTCATCAAAAGAGCTGTTGAACCTGTTGCTGAAGTGATCATCCCCCTTCTTCCTCCAACAATCGCAATTGTTATAGATAAGCAAAATGCACCAAAAAGGCCAACTTTAGGATCTACACCAGCTATACCTGAAAAAGCAATTGCTTCTGGGATCATTGCAAAAGCAACAACTAAGCCAGAGAGAATATTTGACTTTGGATCATCTAACCAATTTTTAGATAAATATCTTGAAAAATTTGACATTATAAGTTTATTTATAATTATGAAGTTACCTTATAAAGGAGGCAAAATACCTTGTGGGTCAAAAATATTCTTTAAAGTTTTCAATTCATTCATTCTACTTCCAAAAGCTAATGTAAGTTCTTCCTCATGAGAATTTAAATGATTATGCAATTGGGCCAAGTGAATATTTGGATAAAATCTTTTTAGGTTATTCCACGATTTATAAATCCAGTCTAAAGCTACTTCCTTTTCTTGAAGATCATTTTTTTTCCATGATGCATATATCCAAGGTTTCCAAGTACTTTTTCTATGAACAAAAAAGCTTGAGCCATGATTTAACTTTTTAGTTTTGCAACCTAGTTGTTGAGAAGCAACATAACATGAATTATTTGGTTTATTGTTCATTATTTCATTCAAACATTTTATAAAAATTGGGATATTGTTTTTTAAATCTTCTCCAAGAAGACTAATTACCTCAGAATGGTTATTCTTATTTAGATCATATAAATTCAATGTCTTTGGGAAGAAATTTACTTTGTTAAAGTTCTCATAAAATTTCTTTTTTAGAGCGGGGAATTTGTCCAGAGGCATTAATGATTCTTCTGTTCTTTTATCTTCTAAATTATTTTTGAGTTCAGCAAAAACATATACGTAAATTTTTTGGGCATAAATCCATTGAAGACTAATATTTTCTGGAAATAACTCTGATAGTTTTATTATTTCTGATAGTTCATCTAGATTTACAAATCCTTCAATAACCTTAATTGGATTAGATTGGAAAGTCTTAAGTTCTATTTCGGTAATGATTGAGAAGAAGGGCGCTGCGCCCTTAATCGCTTCCCAAATTAGTTGTTTTTCTGGATTTATTTGATTTTTTTTTAAAGAGATAAATTTGCCATTACCTAAGAAACCTTTTATTGATTCAATATTATCAATGGCTAATCCATAGGCTCTACTAAGCGGACTCACTCCACCAGTAAGTATATAGCCAGCTCCAGGAAGTTTAGAAAGTCCGATAGGAAAACTTCGATTATGTTTTTCTAAATAATTTATAAGATCTCCCATTATTACTCCACCGCCAATTGTTACTAAATTGCTTTCTCTATCCAGGTGAATTTTGCTGTAATTTTTTCTTAGATCAAGAGTTTTAAAACCATTTTTAGCACAGCTAGAAGTTGTTCCTCCACTACATATACAAAGGTGCTCTAATTTTTTCTTAGAATAATTATCTTTATTAAATAAAGAACCATCAATGTCATAAATTAATTCCTTTAATTTTGCGTCCATTGAGTTAATATTTGGAATTTCAAGCAAGTTATGATTATTTTTCACTACTGAATATTGTTCTTTACTATTATGGTATAAGTAA contains the following coding sequences:
- a CDS encoding SulP family inorganic anion transporter gives rise to the protein MSNFSRYLSKNWLDDPKSNILSGLVVAFAMIPEAIAFSGIAGVDPKVGLFGAFCLSITIAIVGGRRGMITSATGSTALLMTGLVTYGESQAPGLGVPYLIAAGILTGIFQILWGYLRLAYQMRFVPTGVLSGFVNALALLIFQAQLPQLGIGIKESKGLVEQTLSQYPVNSQIPVVWILVILGLVVIYGLPKITKVIPSQLIAIVVITFISIFFNLDVPTVSDLGKLPDGLPSISLPFGSIENGKVPFSFETLGIILPTSLAISLVGLMETFLTQDILDDVTDTSSNKNKEARGQGIANIVASLFGGMAGCALVGQSVMNTENGGKSRLSTLSSGISLLIMIILLKSWIGAIPMAALVAIMITIAISTADINGLKNIRKIPKSDTAVMIMTFAVTMLTKPHNLALGVIAGVALAAILFSRKVAKVITVSRSKENNLTTYKVKGQLFFVSKIYFLQGFDIHEHPENIVIDMSLAHIWDQSGVVALEQIIRKFQNGGSKVEIVGLNKESLNLFERLGGIESAH
- a CDS encoding O-acetylhomoserine aminocarboxypropyltransferase/cysteine synthase family protein; the encoded protein is MSNQKFETLQLHAGQVPDPTTNSRAVPIYQTSSYVFDNAEHGANLFGLKEFGNIYTRLMNPTTDVFEKRMAALEGGMAALATSSGQAAQFLAIVNCMTAGDNFVSTSFLYGGTYNQFKVQFPRLGIEVKFADGDSIDSFRNKIDDKTKAIYVESMGNPRFNIPDFEGLSKLAKENGIPLIVDNTLGAGGALIRPIDFGADVVVESATKWIGGHGTSIGGVIVDAGTFDWGNGKFPLMSDPSAAYHGLVHWDAFGFGSDICKSLGVPDNRNIAFALRARLECLRDWGSAQSPFNSFLLLQGLETLSLRIERQTSNALELAKWLDNNSNVSSVNYPGLESDPYYSSAKKYTTGRGMGCMLMFSLNGGYENAVKFIDSLKLASHLANVGDSKTLVIHPASTTHQQLSEEEQLSAGVTPTMVRVSVGIEHIDDIKADFDQALSQIT
- a CDS encoding FAD-binding oxidoreductase yields the protein MKNNHNLLEIPNINSMDAKLKELIYDIDGSLFNKDNYSKKKLEHLCICSGGTTSSCAKNGFKTLDLRKNYSKIHLDRESNLVTIGGGVIMGDLINYLEKHNRSFPIGLSKLPGAGYILTGGVSPLSRAYGLAIDNIESIKGFLGNGKFISLKKNQINPEKQLIWEAIKGAAPFFSIITEIELKTFQSNPIKVIEGFVNLDELSEIIKLSELFPENISLQWIYAQKIYVYVFAELKNNLEDKRTEESLMPLDKFPALKKKFYENFNKVNFFPKTLNLYDLNKNNHSEVISLLGEDLKNNIPIFIKCLNEIMNNKPNNSCYVASQQLGCKTKKLNHGSSFFVHRKSTWKPWIYASWKKNDLQEKEVALDWIYKSWNNLKRFYPNIHLAQLHNHLNSHEEELTLAFGSRMNELKTLKNIFDPQGILPPL
- the stpA gene encoding glucosylglycerol 3-phosphatase, with product MEYMASNLKFQKLLISSKNILIIQDIDGVCIPLVKDPMTRELESKYIYAVKEFAKEFFVLTCGEHEGPRGVNRIIERSLRSTTEPKNKELYLRGLAACGVEYQDNNGEISFEGVSEKELNFLSRVPSLIRPKFNFIVRNIFPELSQEDINFHAIKSICETRFSPTINFNSLFDLVNNNPDKRKLIQISFEKMMNEIILKAESEGLKNSFFLHISPNLGNKNGKETIKLSSKDDIGSTDIQLLIKGAVKDSGVLFLLNKFIADKTGKAPFGNNFNFRNSPNSITGKIDLCKRTIQKENMPLIVGVGDTVTSKKNNGEKSYLRGGSDRSFLEFIQILGNEFGINNKIIFVDSSSGEVERPSTKKSGLTGISDVYDNLKFDMVFQNGPKEYISWFIELANKRSNFKKNS
- a CDS encoding homoserine O-succinyltransferase; this translates as MALIIPSNYHKISDVEKNHISWIEPELAKRQDIRPLRIGILNIMPLGKQYEFNLLHPLGLSPLQIEPVWIKLKTHSYKTWDLTHLNNLYITWEEANNPEPLDGIIITGAPIEHLAFEDVRYWDEFVKIVNEARNTCASTLGLCWAGFALAYLEGVDKKVFDRKLFGVFPLKSLVPGHPLMGTQDDEFICPQSRFAGLSDLDMEKAQDEGKLNLLAYGENVGYTIFETNDQKQLMHLGHPEYTVHRIISEIKRDKEKGDVPPPENFDINSSKTAWRSHRNLLFQQWLWFCYQQVSLN